One stretch of Lucilia cuprina isolate Lc7/37 chromosome 6, ASM2204524v1, whole genome shotgun sequence DNA includes these proteins:
- the LOC111684258 gene encoding lysyl oxidase homolog 2B → MCVFYDQNKYLQYTIFQCFTFLGNIEVLHNNRWGSVCDDEWDATEGQIVCEQLGFPGLRKVTHSGYFGPAKKRFWMDNIFCEGHEKELTHCHFDGWGTHDCEPSEAAGVICIAPAGLEPEPEVRPEYYEPKFRIHYTHRMDIRLRGGRSHNEGRVEVRLNNGKWGTICSDGWSLLEANVVCKQLGLGYAQDALQTDYFGGTDISPPLISGTECYGNETSLSQCLHHDHLRGAPPSCHGTRNHVAVAICNHLAPDLVVDFYEIEHTAHLEDRPMALMQCAMEENCVANEAYDIQRDDPNWRYATRRLLKFTASALNAGNTDFRPFKDKSMWEWHMCHMHYHSMEVFATFDIFDMSGVKVAQGHKASFCLEDSQCLPGIPKKYNCANFGDQGISVNCSDVYLYNLDCQWVDITELNTGSYTLKIAINPEFKVSEMNFDNNAAICNLLYTETYARVDNCRLERP, encoded by the exons atgtgtgttttttacgatcaaaataaatatttacaatat AcaatttttcaatgttttactTTTCTAGGCAATATCGAGGTTTTGCACAATAACCGTTGGGGTTCGGTATGTGATGATGAATGGGATGCTACTGAAGGTCAAATTGTTTGTGAACAATTGGGCTTTCCTGGTCTGAGAAAAGTAACGCACAGTGGTTATTTTGGACCAGCTAAGAAACGTTTCTGGATGGATAATATTTTCTGTGAAGGTCATGAAAAAGAACTAACACACTGCCATTTTGATGGTTGGGGCACACACGATTGTGAACCCAGTGAAGCTGCCGGTGTTATATGTATTGCCCCTGCTGGTCTGGAGCCAGAACCAGAAGTAAGACCTGAGTATTATGAACCTAAATTTAGAATACACTATACCCATAGAATGGACATACGACTAAGAGGTGGTAGAAGCCATAATGAGGGTCGTGTAGAGGTACGTTTGAATAATGGCAAATGGGGCACTATTTGTTCAGATGGTTGGTCTCTACTGGAGGCTAATGTTGTATGCAAACAGCTGGGCTTAGGTTATGCTCAAGACGCTTTACAGACCGATTACTTTGGTGGTACGGATATATCACCACCCCTTATTAGTGGTACAGAATGTTATGGCAATGAGACCTCACTAAGTCAGTGTTTGCATCATGATCATTTACGTGGTGCACCACCCTCTTGCCATGGTACACGTAATCATGTCGCTGTTGCGATATGTAATCATTTGGCGCCAGATTTAGTTGTTGATTTCTATGAAATTGAACATACAGCTCATTTGGAAGATCGTCCAATGGCTTTAATGCAGTGTGCAATGGAGGAGAACTGTGTGGCTAATGAAGCCTACGATATACAACGTGATGATCCCAATTGGCGTTATGCCACACGTCGTCTATTAAAATTTACAGCGAGTGCTTTAAATGCCGGCAATACAGATTTTAGACCGTTTAAGGATAAGAGCATGTGGGAATGGCATATGTGTCATAT gcACTATCACAGCATGGAGGTTTTTGCTACTTTCGATATATTTGACATGTCTGGTGTTAAGGTGGCTCAGGGTCATAAAGCCTCTTTTTGTCTGGAGGACAGTCAATGTTTGCCGGGTATACCTAAGAAATACAATTGTGCCAATTTTGGAGATCAAG gTATTTCCGTCAATTGTTCCGATGTCTATTTATATAATCTAGACTGCCAATGGGTTGATATAACCGAACTTAATACCGGCTCTTACACTTTGAAAATTGCCATAAATCCCGAATTCAAAGTGTCCGAAATGAATTTTGACAATAATGCTGCCATATGTAATCTTCTATATACCGAAACCTATGCTCGTGTCGATAACTGTAGGCTAGAGAGGCCTTGA
- the LOC111684257 gene encoding serine proteinase stubble-like: MLIHTKHLALLLTVLLILASAQAIRQKTTPINEEQEQSLRQSQNTFVQWVLSLLPQRPNLSNLTATFTGTVTSTTTPATPAQPSTTAIPEKTTSQPDLTATSTPAPSPQPTAAPTTSPTTTTTTPKPSPTPTPVMPPTTPITPPDLTPPRNCTDCTCGIANTQKRIVGGQETEVHQYPWMSMLLYGGRFYCAATLINDQFLITASHCVYGFRKERISVRLLEHDRKMSHFLKIDRKVAEIITHPKYNARTYDNDIAIIKLDEPVEMTELMHPVCMPTPGKSFKGETGTVTGWGALKVGGPTSDTLQVR; encoded by the coding sequence atgCTAATACATACTAAACATCTAGCACTGCTATTAACAGTGCTATTGATATTAGCTTCAGCTCAGGCGATACGCCAAAAAACTACACCTATCAATGAAGAACAAGAACAAAGCCTTAGACAATCACAAAATACCTTTGTGCAATGGGTTCTATCTCTGCTGCCACAAAGgccaaatttatcaaatttaacGGCGACTTTTACGGGTACAGTAACTAGCACCACAACTCCCGCAACACCAGCACAACCATCTACGACAGCAATTCCTGAGAAGACTACCAGTCAGCCTGATCTAACAGCCACATCTACACCTGCACCATCACCGCAACCTACCGCAGCACCAACTACCAGCCCAACTACCACAACGACTACACCAAAACCTTCTCCTACACCCACACCCGTTATGCCTCCTACTACCCCCATAACACCACCCGATCTAACTCCTCCTCGTAATTGTACTGACTGTACCTGTGGTATTGCAAATACCCAGAAACGTATTGTAGGTGGTCAAGAAACCGAAGTCCATCAATATCCCTGGATGTCTATGTTACTGTACGGAGGACGTTTCTATTGTGCAGCCACTCTCATTAATGATCAATTTTTAATCACAGCCTCTCATTGTGTTTACGGTTTTCGCAAAGAACGTATAAGTGTACGTCTTTTGGAACACGATCGTAAAATGTCTCACTTCTTGAAGATTGATCGTAAAGTGGCAGAGATAATAACACATCCTAAATATAATGCTAGAACTTATGATAATGATATTGCCATTATTAAATTGGATGAACCGGTAGAGATGACGGAGTTAATGCATCCTGTTTGTATGCCTACACCGGGTAAATCATTTAAGGGAGAAACGGGTACAGTAACAGGATGGGGCGCCTTGAAGGTGGGCGGACCAACATCTGATACATTACAGGTGAGATAG